In Planococcus versutus, the DNA window TGTAATGTAGCGTGCCATGCTGCCTAAAGCAGTTTCGGCTGGAAATACTAACAACTCTTCATCCAATGCTAATTTTGCTGCATTGATTCCTGCAAGCAACCCACTTCCTGCAGACTCTACATAACCTTCTACACCTGTCATTTGACCTGCGAAGAAAATGTTGGGATCGGCTTTTAGTTGATATGTTGGTTTTAAGACACGCGGAGAGTTGATGAACGTATTGCGATGCATCACTCCATAACGCACAATTTCCACATTCTCTAATCCTGGAATCAATTTCAATACTTCTTTTTGAGGTCCCCATTTTAAATGTGTTTGGAAGCCGACGATGTTGTAGAGCGTTCCGGCTGCATCGTCTTGTCGTAGTTGAACAACTGCATATGGCCGCTCTCCAGTTTTCGGATCTTCTAATCCTACTGGCTTCATGGGTCCGAATGTTAAGGTTTTTTCGCCTCTTGCCGCCATAACTTCAACCGGCATACAGCCTTCAAAATAAATTTCTTTTTCGAATTCTTTTAGCGGCACTACTTCTGCTTCGACTAAAGCTGTGTGGAAACGTTTAAACTCCTCTTCATTCATTGGACAGTTTAGATAAGCCGCTTCTCCTTTGTCGTAACGAGACTTCAAATATACTTTATCCATATCGATACTGTCTTTTTCAACAATTGGCGCCGCAGCGTCATAAAAGTACAAATATTCTTCTCCTGTTAACTTACGGATTTTTTCAGCAAGTGCTGGAGACGTTAACGGACCTGTTGCGATTATCGTAATGCCTTCTGGAATTTCTGTTACTTCTTCGTTGATGACTTCTACGAGCGGATGATTTTTTACTTTATCGGTAACTGCCGCCGCAAATTCGTGACGATCGACTGCAAGTGCACCACCAGCTGGTACAGATGCACCGTCTGCTGATTCGATAATAACTGAATCCAGTTTACGCATTTCTTCTTTGATGACACCAACAGCATTGGTTAACGAATTCGCACGCAATGAATTACTGCAAACCAACTCAGCGAATTTATCCGTGTGGTGAGCAGCTGTTTGTTGAACTGGACGCATTTCAAATAGACGTACTTTTACTCCGCGTTTTGCGATTTGCCACGCTGCCTCACTACCAGCTAAACCAGCGCCAATTACGTTTACATGTTTTGTCATTTTCATACACCTCTATATCATTATTGAACTTCTTCTTTATAATCACAATTTGTGCAATTGATTTGAACACCTTTTTTCACTTTTTTCTCTACAAGCAATTTGTCGCATTTCGGACATGGACGTTCAATTGGTTTATCCCAAGAAACGAATTCGCATTCTGGATAACGCTCGCAGCCATAGAAAATGCGGCGCTTTTTACTTTTTCTTTCAACGATTTCGCCTTCTTTACATGTCGGACATGTAACACCTATGTGCTTAACGATTGCTTTCGTATTACGGCATTCAGGGAAATTGCTACAAGCCATAAACTTGCCGTAGCGTCCTAATTTATAAACCATGGGCGACCCACACAATTCACAATCTTCACCTACTGGCTCATCTTTGATTTGTACTTTTTCCATTTCATTTTCTGCTACTTCAACATTCTTTTCAAATTTCTTATAAAATGCATCGATAATGGTGCGCCATTCAATTTCTCCATCTTCAACAGTATCTAAATCATGTTCCATTTTTGCAGTAAACTCGATGTTCAAAATATCCGGGAAAAATTCGAGTACCAGTTGATGAACAATTTCACCCAACTCAGTCGGAATAAAACGTTTCGCATCTAAAGTTGCGTAACCCCGCTTTTGAATGGTGTCTAGTGTGGGCGCGTAAGTTGATGGACGTCCGATTCCCAACTCTTCAAGCGCTCTTACTAAGCGAGCCTCTGTAAAGCGTGGAGGTGGTTGCGTAAAATGCTGATTGGGTAGAACATCAACCGCTTTTACAATATCTCCTTCAACCATTTCTGGCAGTATGTTATCTTTTTCTTCTTTTTGATCGTCTGTCCCTTCAATATAAAGTTTCATAAAGCCTGCGAACTTGACTTGCGATCCATTTGCACGAAACACCGCATCGCCATTTTGCAACTCCGCCATAACCGTATCTAAAACGGCAGATGACATTTGACTTGCTACAAATCGATCCCAAATCAATTTGTATAAACGATGAAGATCACGTGATAAAATACTCTTCATCGATTCTGGCGTTCTCATGACGCTTGTCGGCCGAACTGCTTCGTGGGCGTCTTGTGATTTTGCTGATTGCTTAGCTGGTGCTTTTTGCGTCACGTATTCTTCGCCGTAGTTTTCGACGATAAAGTCCATCGTATCTTTTTTTGCCGTATCAGAGATTCGTGTAGAATCCGTTCGCATGTACGTAATCAAGCCCGTGATGCCTTCTTTACCGACAGAGATTCCTTCGTATAATTGCTGTGCTAGCATCATCGTCTTTTTCGCTCGGAAATTTAATTTCCGAGCAGCTTCCTGTTGAAGTGAAGAAGTTGTAAAAGAAGGAGATGGATTTCTTTTTCGTTCTTTTTTCACTACGCGGTTAACTGTAAAGTCTTTACCAGACATAGAAGCCATAACAGCTTTGACGTCTGCTTCGTTGTGTAGTTTTACTTTTTCTTTAGTATTGCCATAAAATTGTGCTTCAAATTTCTTTTTCGCTTTTTCAAATTCTCCAGTAATTGACCAGTATTCTTCTGGTTCAAAACTTTTGATTTCATTTTCGCGATCAATGACTAAACG includes these proteins:
- the trmFO gene encoding FADH(2)-oxidizing methylenetetrahydrofolate--tRNA-(uracil(54)-C(5))-methyltransferase TrmFO, whose protein sequence is MTKHVNVIGAGLAGSEAAWQIAKRGVKVRLFEMRPVQQTAAHHTDKFAELVCSNSLRANSLTNAVGVIKEEMRKLDSVIIESADGASVPAGGALAVDRHEFAAAVTDKVKNHPLVEVINEEVTEIPEGITIIATGPLTSPALAEKIRKLTGEEYLYFYDAAAPIVEKDSIDMDKVYLKSRYDKGEAAYLNCPMNEEEFKRFHTALVEAEVVPLKEFEKEIYFEGCMPVEVMAARGEKTLTFGPMKPVGLEDPKTGERPYAVVQLRQDDAAGTLYNIVGFQTHLKWGPQKEVLKLIPGLENVEIVRYGVMHRNTFINSPRVLKPTYQLKADPNIFFAGQMTGVEGYVESAGSGLLAGINAAKLALDEELLVFPAETALGSMARYITEADSKNFQPMNVNFGLFPDLGERIRSKSERAEKHANRALESIRIYMNTVTV
- the topA gene encoding type I DNA topoisomerase; this translates as MADFLVIVESPAKAKTIERYLGKKYKVRASLGHLRDLPRSQMGVDVENNYEPRYITIRGKGPILQDLKKEAKKAKKVFLAADPDREGEAIAWHLATALGIDQTSDCRVVFNEITKDAIKESFKHPRKIDMDLVDAQQARRILDRLVGYSISPLLWKKVKKGLSAGRVQSVALRLVIDRENEIKSFEPEEYWSITGEFEKAKKKFEAQFYGNTKEKVKLHNEADVKAVMASMSGKDFTVNRVVKKERKRNPSPSFTTSSLQQEAARKLNFRAKKTMMLAQQLYEGISVGKEGITGLITYMRTDSTRISDTAKKDTMDFIVENYGEEYVTQKAPAKQSAKSQDAHEAVRPTSVMRTPESMKSILSRDLHRLYKLIWDRFVASQMSSAVLDTVMAELQNGDAVFRANGSQVKFAGFMKLYIEGTDDQKEEKDNILPEMVEGDIVKAVDVLPNQHFTQPPPRFTEARLVRALEELGIGRPSTYAPTLDTIQKRGYATLDAKRFIPTELGEIVHQLVLEFFPDILNIEFTAKMEHDLDTVEDGEIEWRTIIDAFYKKFEKNVEVAENEMEKVQIKDEPVGEDCELCGSPMVYKLGRYGKFMACSNFPECRNTKAIVKHIGVTCPTCKEGEIVERKSKKRRIFYGCERYPECEFVSWDKPIERPCPKCDKLLVEKKVKKGVQINCTNCDYKEEVQ